One Elephas maximus indicus isolate mEleMax1 chromosome X, mEleMax1 primary haplotype, whole genome shotgun sequence DNA segment encodes these proteins:
- the LOC126069505 gene encoding uncharacterized protein CXorf51A-like codes for MAKTTGKPQASAAVTEQPAPSPKGRKKGKAPAQPRSSGSVQVPKTTAGVKRSPQGSLRKKAPLKTSARPRVPKKARGPTLFGHYHKFNKKLNLKEPSEDQESLENATTSSNDQSSQ; via the exons ATGGCGAAGACGACCGGAAAACCGCAAGCGTCGGCCGCAGTTACTGAACAACCAGCCCCAAGCCCtaaagggaggaagaaggggaaggCCCCGGCTCAACCCAGGTCCAGCGGCAGTGTTCAG GTGCCGAAGACAACCGCGGGGGTAAAAAGATCCCCTCAGGGGAGTCTGAGAAAAAAAGCCCCATTAAAAACTTCTGCCCGCCCAAGAGTGCCTAAGAAAGCTAGAGGGCCAACACTCTTCGGCCATTATCACAAGTTTAATAAGAAACTGAATCTAAAGGAGCCATCCGAGGACCAAGAGTCCCTGGAGAACGCCACCACCTCAAGTAATGACCAGAGCTCCCAGTAA